A single genomic interval of Pseudochaenichthys georgianus chromosome 3, fPseGeo1.2, whole genome shotgun sequence harbors:
- the tmem39a gene encoding transmembrane protein 39A isoform X2, with protein MPGGRRGPSRQQLSRSALPSLQTLVGGNISNGTGIRNSSNVVGQSAPPISALIIPEPVRHSRIPELPLDSSLLFEFLLFLYLLVALFVQYINIYRTVWWYPYSHPAASTSLNFHLMDYHLAIFITVMLARRLVWTIVSEVSQSSGGSLLRYVVLIAARLSLLTLCGWVLCWTLVNLCKNHSVLNLLFLGYPFGVYVPLCCFHQEGGKSQTAPADSDYPADHQQTELTETPFFRPRDFLFLLRENLREQFSSPPHMPTHTCPPHTHSHTPELIRAEVQELKSDFNRRIKEVLFNSLFSAYYVAFLPLCFVKSTQYYDMRWSCEHLIMVWINAFVMLMSQLLPPSYCDLLHRSAAHLGRWQKLEHGSYSNAPQHVWSESTIWPQGVLVRHSRSLYKAVGTYNVALPSDVSHARFYFLFHKPLRILNLLIWIESSVVLYQLYSLLRSERWNHTLSLGLILFCNYYVLFKLLRDRIVLGKAYSYPVSSNSLGLKVQ; from the exons ATGCCAGGAGGTCGCAGGGGTCCCAGCAGACAGCAGCTAAGTCGCTCTGCTCTGCCGTCCCTGCAGACTCTGGTCGGAGGCAACATCAGCAATGGGACAGGCATCAGGAACAG CAGTAACGTGGTGGGTCAGTCTGCGCCCCCTATCTCGGCCCTCATTATTCCGGAGCCGGTGCGTCACTCGAGGATCCCCGAGCTGCCGTTGGACAGCAGCCTGCTCTTTGagttcctgctcttcctgtatcTGCTGGTGGCCTTGTTTGTCCAGTACATAAACATCTACAGGACGGTGTGGTGGTACCCGTACAGCCACCCTGCTGCCTCTACCTCGCTC AATTTCCATCTGATGGACTACCACCTGGCTATCTTTATTACAGTCATGTTGGCCAGGAGGCTTGTTTGGACTATCGTTTCAGAG GTGTCTCAGAGCAGCGGCGGATCCCTTCTCCGCTACGTGGTTCTGATCGCAGCGCGGCTCAGCCTGCTGACGCTCTGCGGCTGGGTGCTCTGCTGGACGCTGGTCAACCTCTGCAAGAACCACTCTGTGCTCAACCTCCTCTTCCTGGGATACCC ATTTGGTGTGTACGTCCCTCTTTGCTGTTTCCATCAGGAGGGAGGGAAAAGCCAAACGGCACCAGCTGACAGCGATTACCCCGCAGACCACCAGCAGACAGAGCTCACAGAGACCCCGTTCTTTCGACCACGTGACTTCCTCTTCCTGTTGCGAGAGAACCTCAGAGAGCAGTTTTCCAGTCCCCCGCACATGCCCACACACACCtgccctccacacacacactcgcacacgcCGGAGTTAATTCGAGCAGAGGTGCAGGAGCTAAAGAGCGACTTCAACCGTAGAATCAAGGAAGTGCTCTTCAACTCTCTGTTCAGTGCTTATTACGTAGCCTTCCTGCCTCTCTGCTTTGTTAAG AGCACGCAGTACTATGACATGCGCTGGTCCTGTGAGCATCTGATCATGGTGTGGATCAATGCGTTTGTGATGCTGATGAGTCAGCTGCTGCCGCCCAGCTACTGCGACCTGCTGCATCGCTCGGCCGCTCACCTGGGCCGCTGGCAGAAACTGGAGCACGGCTCGTACAGCAACGCTCCTCAGCATGT GTGGTCAGAAAGTACCATTTGGCCTCAGGGGGTGTTGGTACGACACAGTCGATCGCTGTATAAGGCAGTCGGAACCTATAATGTTGCTCTGCCCTCTGATGTTTCACATGCAAGGTTTTAT TTCCTGTTCCACAAGCCCTTGCGGATCCTGAACCTGCTGATCTGGATCGAGTCCAGTGTGGTTTTGTACCAGTTATACTCTCTGCTGCGCTCCGAGCGCTGGAACCACACTTTGTCTCTGGGCCTTATTCTCTTCTGCAACTACTATGTCCTTTTTAAACTGCTGCGAGATCGCATCGTGCTGGGCAAAGCCTACTCCTACCCAGTGTCCTCCAACAGTTTGGGGCTCAAGGTGCAGTGA
- the tmem39a gene encoding transmembrane protein 39A isoform X1 gives MPGGRRGPSRQQLSRSALPSLQTLVGGNISNGTGIRNRSSNVVGQSAPPISALIIPEPVRHSRIPELPLDSSLLFEFLLFLYLLVALFVQYINIYRTVWWYPYSHPAASTSLNFHLMDYHLAIFITVMLARRLVWTIVSEVSQSSGGSLLRYVVLIAARLSLLTLCGWVLCWTLVNLCKNHSVLNLLFLGYPFGVYVPLCCFHQEGGKSQTAPADSDYPADHQQTELTETPFFRPRDFLFLLRENLREQFSSPPHMPTHTCPPHTHSHTPELIRAEVQELKSDFNRRIKEVLFNSLFSAYYVAFLPLCFVKSTQYYDMRWSCEHLIMVWINAFVMLMSQLLPPSYCDLLHRSAAHLGRWQKLEHGSYSNAPQHVWSESTIWPQGVLVRHSRSLYKAVGTYNVALPSDVSHARFYFLFHKPLRILNLLIWIESSVVLYQLYSLLRSERWNHTLSLGLILFCNYYVLFKLLRDRIVLGKAYSYPVSSNSLGLKVQ, from the exons ATGCCAGGAGGTCGCAGGGGTCCCAGCAGACAGCAGCTAAGTCGCTCTGCTCTGCCGTCCCTGCAGACTCTGGTCGGAGGCAACATCAGCAATGGGACAGGCATCAGGAACAG GAGCAGTAACGTGGTGGGTCAGTCTGCGCCCCCTATCTCGGCCCTCATTATTCCGGAGCCGGTGCGTCACTCGAGGATCCCCGAGCTGCCGTTGGACAGCAGCCTGCTCTTTGagttcctgctcttcctgtatcTGCTGGTGGCCTTGTTTGTCCAGTACATAAACATCTACAGGACGGTGTGGTGGTACCCGTACAGCCACCCTGCTGCCTCTACCTCGCTC AATTTCCATCTGATGGACTACCACCTGGCTATCTTTATTACAGTCATGTTGGCCAGGAGGCTTGTTTGGACTATCGTTTCAGAG GTGTCTCAGAGCAGCGGCGGATCCCTTCTCCGCTACGTGGTTCTGATCGCAGCGCGGCTCAGCCTGCTGACGCTCTGCGGCTGGGTGCTCTGCTGGACGCTGGTCAACCTCTGCAAGAACCACTCTGTGCTCAACCTCCTCTTCCTGGGATACCC ATTTGGTGTGTACGTCCCTCTTTGCTGTTTCCATCAGGAGGGAGGGAAAAGCCAAACGGCACCAGCTGACAGCGATTACCCCGCAGACCACCAGCAGACAGAGCTCACAGAGACCCCGTTCTTTCGACCACGTGACTTCCTCTTCCTGTTGCGAGAGAACCTCAGAGAGCAGTTTTCCAGTCCCCCGCACATGCCCACACACACCtgccctccacacacacactcgcacacgcCGGAGTTAATTCGAGCAGAGGTGCAGGAGCTAAAGAGCGACTTCAACCGTAGAATCAAGGAAGTGCTCTTCAACTCTCTGTTCAGTGCTTATTACGTAGCCTTCCTGCCTCTCTGCTTTGTTAAG AGCACGCAGTACTATGACATGCGCTGGTCCTGTGAGCATCTGATCATGGTGTGGATCAATGCGTTTGTGATGCTGATGAGTCAGCTGCTGCCGCCCAGCTACTGCGACCTGCTGCATCGCTCGGCCGCTCACCTGGGCCGCTGGCAGAAACTGGAGCACGGCTCGTACAGCAACGCTCCTCAGCATGT GTGGTCAGAAAGTACCATTTGGCCTCAGGGGGTGTTGGTACGACACAGTCGATCGCTGTATAAGGCAGTCGGAACCTATAATGTTGCTCTGCCCTCTGATGTTTCACATGCAAGGTTTTAT TTCCTGTTCCACAAGCCCTTGCGGATCCTGAACCTGCTGATCTGGATCGAGTCCAGTGTGGTTTTGTACCAGTTATACTCTCTGCTGCGCTCCGAGCGCTGGAACCACACTTTGTCTCTGGGCCTTATTCTCTTCTGCAACTACTATGTCCTTTTTAAACTGCTGCGAGATCGCATCGTGCTGGGCAAAGCCTACTCCTACCCAGTGTCCTCCAACAGTTTGGGGCTCAAGGTGCAGTGA
- the LOC117465501 gene encoding serine protease 23-like: MRPRAALPRFSSILFLLFLPPVFSSSSRPQWVPQRVPVVLAQQTEARSAPHFLSPARLDVSSPCDPECHKKAPRPSYWDLRRLLAYETLNSDGQLTETAVAIYGYDPNTSPAYSSGSSGKAQRSHVRRKRQIFGHDGRFSISGQNHLLKYPFSVAVKLSTGCSGTLVGDRHVLTAAHCVHDGKNYVKGAQKLRVGFLKTKHRDTQALSFDLSSNFTNHVEGGHVPYAPPTNDKMKFQWIRAKRTHVPKGWIKGNANDIGMDYDYALLELKKPHKRRHMKLGVSPPALRLPGRRVHFSGFDNDRSGKLVYRFCRAGEETSDLLYQHCDAQPGASGSGVYARMWDGRRRRWERKVIGVFSGHQWVERQGASQEFNVAVRITPLKYAQICYWIKGNFVDCREG; this comes from the exons ATGCGACCCCGGGCTGCGCTCCCCCG GTTTTCCTCCATTCTATTTCTCCTCTTCCTTCCCCCTGTTTTTTCCTCTTCCTCCCGCCCCCAGTGGGTTCCCCAGCGTGTCCCTGTGGTCCTCGCACAGCAGACGGAGGCTCGATCAGCCcctcacttcctgtctccgGCCCGCTTGGACGTCAGCTCCCCCTGTGACCCAGAATGCCACAAGAAGGCTCCTCGTCCAAGCTACTGGGACCTGCGACGTCTTCTGGCCTATGAGACACTCAACTCGGATGGGCAGCTTACTGAGACAGCTGTTGCGATCTATGGCTACGACCCCAACACGAGTCCGGCCTATTCCTCTGGGTCTTCTGGGAAGGCCCAGCGGTCACATGTCAGGAGGAAGCGACAGATCTTTGGCCATGATGGGCGTTTTAGCATTTCTGGGCAGAACCACTTGCTGAAATATCCATTCTCAGTGGCCGTCAAGCTGTCCACTGGGTGTTCTGGTACATTGGTTGGAGACCGTCACGTTCTCACAGCTGCTCATTGTGTTCATGATGGTAAGAACTATGTGAAAGGAGCCCAGAAGCTCCGGGTTGGGTTTCTAAAAACGAAGCATCGAGACACACAGGCTTTGTCCTTTGACCTTTCCTCCAACTTCACCAACCATGTTGAAGGTGGCCACGTTCCTTACGCCCCACCAACAAACGACAAAATGAAGTTCCAGTGGATCAGAGCGAAGCGCACACATGTGCCTAAAGGATGGATTAAAGGGAATGCCAATGACATAGGAATGGACTATGACTACGCTTTGCTTGAGCTCAAGAAACCCCACAAACGCCGCCATATGAAGTTAGGAGTCAGCCCCCCCGCTCTGAGGCTGCCCGGTCGACGAGTCCACTTCTCAGGGTTTGACAATGACCGTTCAGGCAAGCTTGTGTATCGGTTCTGCCGGGCCGGCGAGGAGACGTCCGACCTGCTGTACCAGCATTGTGATGCTCAGCCTGGGGCCAGCGGGTCAGGGGTCTACGCCCGGATGTGGGATGGGCGGCGCCGGCGCTGGGAGAGGAAGGTGATAGGTGTGTTTTCTGGGCATCAGTGGGTCGAGCGACAAGGGGCATCTCAGGAATTTAATGTTGCAGTGAGAATCACACCTCTCAAATACGCTCAGATCTGCTACTGGATAAAGGGAAACTTTGTGGACTGCCGAGAAGGGTAA
- the LOC117467355 gene encoding immunoglobulin-like domain-containing receptor 1 — MRRLAAAVLLLSLLKVSVCMQVNVPEQDRSTTLFASVTLRCDYSTSANLQDVLVTWRFKSFCKDPVLEYYSTAYQAALQLGQDPSNDCPDRQRTVRTVIQKKGSNEPMLGPEYRERRITIQNKADLVITEVMWWDNGVYYCSVDASGDTSGDSDKEIKLIVYHWLTVLLIVIGALLLILLFCICCCQCCPQRCCCYIRCPCCPEQCCCPEKAVMQHRMMKDAQRAMAPWMGGQPLYGQMSNGSQMNPLLYAGSVSGKSIPMKSMPLPPPHSSAYSMPPPSAHGTHTPNHMLDYLEGQVRGMDMASPLMQSQPPPQHMPPPHMQQMPPPHMMQQMPPPHMMQQMPPPHMQQMPPPQHMSQHVPFSPGPPSMISALDDGPTERRVITLPPIREQPPARTAPPAPRTRPPSSSESSGFGRRDERGPVGRRNVSPAPSRGIPRSYSEESLDGNRRSGPKEGMMPRSRSRDDLFDNRSRGNHSPPASRHSRRGSWSSDDEGSSRRGGGGGGGGGGGGGGGRRGGGGWVDQPPSYSEYEPGKKPGARRNEQYSRRTML, encoded by the exons ATGCGGAGATTAGCGGCCGCGGTCCTCCTGCTGTCGCTTCTCAAAG TTTCGGTGTGTATGCAGGTGAATGTTCCTGAGCAGGACCGCAGCACAACCCTGTTTGCCTCAGTGACCCTTCGCTGTGATTACTCCACCTCTGCTAACCTCCAGGATGTGCTGGTCACCTGGAGGTTCAAGTCCTTCTGCAAGGACCCCGTGCTGGAGTACTACTCCACAG CGTACCAAGCCGCACTACAGTTAGGACAGGACCCTTCAAATGACTGTCCTGACCGCCAGCGGACAGTCCGCACAGTGATACAGAAGAAAGGCAGCAATGAACCCATGCTGGGACCCGAATATCGGGAACGCAGGATCACCATCCAAAACA AGGCAGACTTGGTGATCACTGAGGTGATGTGGTGGGACAACGGTGTGTACTATTGCTCTGTCGACGCCTCGGGAGACACTTCAGGAGACTCTGACAAAGAAATCAAACTCATTGTTTACC ACTGGTTGACAGTGTTGCTCATCGTCATCGGAgccctcctcctcatcctcctcttctgTATCTGCTGCTGCCAGTGCTGCCCTCAGAGATGCTGCTGCTATATCCGCTGTCCCTGCTGCCCGGAGCAATGCTGCTGTCCTGAAAAAG CGGTGATGCAACATCGTATGATGAAGGACGCTCAGAGGGCCATGGCTCCCTGGATGGGGGGGCAGCCGTTATATGGACAGATGAGTAATGGCTCCCAGATGAACCCACTGCTCTACgccg GATCTGTTTCAGGGAAGAGCATCCCGATGAAGTCcatgcccctcccccctccccatTCTTCAGCCTACAGCATGCCCCCTCCCAGTGCTCATGGCACGCACACCCCTAATCACATGCTGGATTACCTGGAGGGCCAGGTGAGGGGGATGGACATGGCCAGCCCTCTGATGCAG TCCCAGCCTCCTCCACAGCACATGCCCCCACCTCACATGCAGCAGATGCCCCCACCTCACATGATGCAGCAGATGCCCCCACCTCACATGATGCAGCAGATGCCCCCACCTCACATGCAGCAGATGCCTCCTCCCCAGCACATGTCCCAGCACGTCCCATTTTCCCCTGGCCCTCCCAGCATGATCTCTGCTCTGGATGATGGCCCAACAGAGCGCCGTGTCATCACACTTCCACCAATAAGAGAGCAGCCACCAGCTAGAACTGCACCCCCTGCACCAAGGACTCGGCCCCCCAGCTCCAGCGAGAGCAGCGGCTTCGGCCGTCGTGATGAGCGAGGACCGGTGGGCAGGCGTAACGTCTCCCCCGCCCCGTCCAGAGGGATTCCCAGGAGCTACAGCGAGGAGTCCCTAGACGGGAACAGGCGCAGCGGTCCAAAAGAGGGCATGATGCCCCGCTCCCGCTCCAGGGACGACCTGTTTGACAACAGGTCCAGAGGAAACCACTCTCCTCCAGCATCACGGCACTCCAGAAGAGGGTCCTGGAGCTCGGATGATGAgggcagcagcaggagaggaggaggaggaggaggaggagggggaggaggaggaggaggagggaggagaggaggtggaggCTGGGTTGACCAACCTCCAAGCTACAGCGAGTACGAACCTGGAAAGAAACCAGGAGCACGGAGGAATGAACAGTACTCTAGACGCACAATGCTTTAG
- the tmem39a gene encoding transmembrane protein 39A isoform X3, whose translation MPGGRRGPSRQQLSRSALPSLQTLVGGNISNGTGIRNSNVVGQSAPPISALIIPEPVRHSRIPELPLDSSLLFEFLLFLYLLVALFVQYINIYRTVWWYPYSHPAASTSLNFHLMDYHLAIFITVMLARRLVWTIVSEVSQSSGGSLLRYVVLIAARLSLLTLCGWVLCWTLVNLCKNHSVLNLLFLGYPFGVYVPLCCFHQEGGKSQTAPADSDYPADHQQTELTETPFFRPRDFLFLLRENLREQFSSPPHMPTHTCPPHTHSHTPELIRAEVQELKSDFNRRIKEVLFNSLFSAYYVAFLPLCFVKSTQYYDMRWSCEHLIMVWINAFVMLMSQLLPPSYCDLLHRSAAHLGRWQKLEHGSYSNAPQHVWSESTIWPQGVLVRHSRSLYKAVGTYNVALPSDVSHARFYFLFHKPLRILNLLIWIESSVVLYQLYSLLRSERWNHTLSLGLILFCNYYVLFKLLRDRIVLGKAYSYPVSSNSLGLKVQ comes from the exons ATGCCAGGAGGTCGCAGGGGTCCCAGCAGACAGCAGCTAAGTCGCTCTGCTCTGCCGTCCCTGCAGACTCTGGTCGGAGGCAACATCAGCAATGGGACAGGCATCAGGAACAG TAACGTGGTGGGTCAGTCTGCGCCCCCTATCTCGGCCCTCATTATTCCGGAGCCGGTGCGTCACTCGAGGATCCCCGAGCTGCCGTTGGACAGCAGCCTGCTCTTTGagttcctgctcttcctgtatcTGCTGGTGGCCTTGTTTGTCCAGTACATAAACATCTACAGGACGGTGTGGTGGTACCCGTACAGCCACCCTGCTGCCTCTACCTCGCTC AATTTCCATCTGATGGACTACCACCTGGCTATCTTTATTACAGTCATGTTGGCCAGGAGGCTTGTTTGGACTATCGTTTCAGAG GTGTCTCAGAGCAGCGGCGGATCCCTTCTCCGCTACGTGGTTCTGATCGCAGCGCGGCTCAGCCTGCTGACGCTCTGCGGCTGGGTGCTCTGCTGGACGCTGGTCAACCTCTGCAAGAACCACTCTGTGCTCAACCTCCTCTTCCTGGGATACCC ATTTGGTGTGTACGTCCCTCTTTGCTGTTTCCATCAGGAGGGAGGGAAAAGCCAAACGGCACCAGCTGACAGCGATTACCCCGCAGACCACCAGCAGACAGAGCTCACAGAGACCCCGTTCTTTCGACCACGTGACTTCCTCTTCCTGTTGCGAGAGAACCTCAGAGAGCAGTTTTCCAGTCCCCCGCACATGCCCACACACACCtgccctccacacacacactcgcacacgcCGGAGTTAATTCGAGCAGAGGTGCAGGAGCTAAAGAGCGACTTCAACCGTAGAATCAAGGAAGTGCTCTTCAACTCTCTGTTCAGTGCTTATTACGTAGCCTTCCTGCCTCTCTGCTTTGTTAAG AGCACGCAGTACTATGACATGCGCTGGTCCTGTGAGCATCTGATCATGGTGTGGATCAATGCGTTTGTGATGCTGATGAGTCAGCTGCTGCCGCCCAGCTACTGCGACCTGCTGCATCGCTCGGCCGCTCACCTGGGCCGCTGGCAGAAACTGGAGCACGGCTCGTACAGCAACGCTCCTCAGCATGT GTGGTCAGAAAGTACCATTTGGCCTCAGGGGGTGTTGGTACGACACAGTCGATCGCTGTATAAGGCAGTCGGAACCTATAATGTTGCTCTGCCCTCTGATGTTTCACATGCAAGGTTTTAT TTCCTGTTCCACAAGCCCTTGCGGATCCTGAACCTGCTGATCTGGATCGAGTCCAGTGTGGTTTTGTACCAGTTATACTCTCTGCTGCGCTCCGAGCGCTGGAACCACACTTTGTCTCTGGGCCTTATTCTCTTCTGCAACTACTATGTCCTTTTTAAACTGCTGCGAGATCGCATCGTGCTGGGCAAAGCCTACTCCTACCCAGTGTCCTCCAACAGTTTGGGGCTCAAGGTGCAGTGA